In Mucilaginibacter auburnensis, the genomic stretch AGTCTCGAGTGGAACATGCGGACTAATGGGATACTTTCTATGTTAAAATGTTGAAAAGAAATACAATCCCTATTTCGATAGTTATCAGTATATTGTATTAAAATATTAAATCAGAAAATATGGGAATTAAACCAGGTCCAAAAAGAATCGCTAAATCTACAGGAAAGCCGGATCAACGTCAACGTGATAATAAAGAAACGCCTGGTAATACACCATCATTAAAGCCACACGAACATAAGAAAGGAAAATAGACTTCTGGCTTCATCAATTATACGAAACGCATCAGCTTTAGATGAGAGTGTTCCGAAAGACACGCGACACGCGTGCGTAGCGATCCCGGACCAACTTGCAAGGCTGTTGTGAAGGGTATGTCAAACGCTGCACGCGTGTGACAGCGTTAGGCTGTAAAAAAAAACTAAATAAGCGAGTATGGCTTGCATTTATTAAGTATATCGTTAAGTGCTGTCAATACTGCATCTAAGTCAAACGTTTCACCCCGAAATACTAATGTATTGTTAAAAGAATTGTAGCCCCTATGAGTCTCCAAGGGTTCATTGCCAAAGATGCCGCTGTTAAATGATGGGTTCATTGCCATATCGGTATATACACCTCCAGAATGATTCTTAAAGTATTCTTCAATACGCTCATCATAATGCTCGAAATGGTTCCGGAACTTACGGCTTGAAAGAGGATTGCTTTCGTCAATCCCAAGAAATTTCCTTAAACTTTCACCTCGTGCTTTATACGCCTTATTAGGCCAAAGAATTTTTGATACATTTCCTGCTGCAACAAGAATAGATTGAATTGAGCACCACGTTTCGAGATTGTCACGTTTGTTGTGTGTTGCTCTCAAACGTTCAGCCGCTCTTTGTGCAATTTTAGCTTGCAGGGTAATCTCACCAATGAAAATAAATTCTTTTAAGCTGTTCATAAGGTTTTATTAAAATTTCTTACTATAGTTTTTTCTGTTTGATCAGAGATGAAAAGTCTGGATTAACTGGACAAAAATTACAATCCATTTCTAATCCGAAATCGATTGTAAGACCTTTATAAATCAAATGAGCATATTCATATAAATGGCTAATAACGTTATCAGCTTCGTATGGAGTTATTATTAATTTATTGTTCTTTATAGTAAAATGTCTTTTGAATAACTTTCCGTCCTCGCCAGTGGATAAACGTAACTTAAGGGTTTCACTTACGTTTTGTCTACCGTGAATAACAATATGTCTCAACTTTACCATAAGGTTAAACCAAGAACTTATGTTATATCCCCAAATATTGTTACGCTCATGTTTTTTAAAGAAGGGAGAAATTTTCCTAAGAATTTTTATAAATCCCTTATTATTTGAGTCTTGAATTTTGAAAAGAGAGCCTCTGATCGTATTGAATTTCGCTTCCTCTGCATCTATTTTTAGCACTCGTAATAATTCATTGTTTTGCACCGCTAATTCTGCTAAGATATTTTTTAGGTAACTCTCAAAAACTTCTAAAACTTGCGATAATGTAAGAGAGGATACATAACTTAATAACCTTGATGTTTCTTCTTCCAGATTGTCAGTATTTAGCACATAGCTATTCCCTGTGTCATATAAATTGTTACCGCCTTCCAACTGCGCAAGGTCACGATAGTTTGTCATCATTGAATATAAATCATAACCGGAAATGGGAAACGTGTTTTTAAGTTGATTGCTCCTCTCTGTAAAAAAATTATTAATGATTTGCAGATTGGCATTGATCGCCGTCGATTCGGTAAAAAATGCTTCAATGTGTTTTTTAAGATAATTGCTTTTCATTGAAAGTTTTTTTATTGTTTAAAGTATTATTTGAACTACAAAACCGGAGGCCTAATCCTCCGGCTTCTCCCTCGGGTCCGCCATCCTCACAATCCTTGGTTCAAACTTCGCCAGTACATCTACCAGGTCATGCTGCGCGGCCATAACGGTGTGTATGTCTTTGTAGGCCATTGGGGCCTCGTCAACATCGCTACCCATTAAGGTAATGCGTTTATCTAACAGGTTGGCGGCAATGGCGGCTCTGTCTAAAGTTTTAAAGGCGGCGCTGCGGCTCATTAAACGGCCCGCGCCGTGGCTTGCACTGTTAATGCTGGTAACGTTACCTTTACCGCGCACCACAAAGCCCGGCGTGCTCATGCTGCCCGGTATAATACCCAGCACGCCCTCGCCGGCAGGCGTAGCGCCCTTACGGTGCACCATTACTTCGGTACCATCGGCCAGTTGTTCCTTCCAGGCAAAGTTGTGGTGGTTCTCAATACGCGTAAGCGGTTTAACCCCCAACGCACGGGCAATTTTGTTATGTATCTCGTGGTGGTTGGCGCTGGCGTATTCGCCGGCCAGGTTCATGGCGATCCAGTATTCCTGCCCTTCGTCTTTATCCAGATCTAACCAGGCCAAATGCTTGGCTTCGGCAGGCAGTTTGGTTTTGGTCATGGCAATTTTGCTGTAATAGTCGGCCACGGCCCCACCAAACCCACGTGAGCCGGAGTGCGACAATAAGGCCAGGTAGCTACCCGCAGGTATGCCGTCTAAAGCGCCTTCGGCTATTGTTAATTCACCCCACTCCACAAAGTGGTTGCCGGTGCCGCTGGTACCTAACTGCGCGTAAGCTTTATCTTTTAAACTACGAATCACTTTGGTTTCGCCCCATGCTCTGCTATCAAACAACGAGCTGTCAAAGTAACTTTTAGTGGCGCAACCCATACCAAAGTAGGTGTTGTCAACCAGTATGGTTTTCAGCTTGTCGGTCTCGGTATCAACCGCTTGGGCAGGCAGATCAAAAATGCTCAGGCACATACGGCAGGCAATATCCACCCCCACAGCAAACGGAATAATGGTGTTGGCGGTTGTGGCCAGTACCCCGCCTATGGGCAAGCCGTAACCCTGGTGTGCATCGGGCATAAGCGCGCCGGCAACCGCTATGGGCAATTGTATGGCGGTTTTCATCTGCGCCAGCGCGCCAACCTCAATGTGTTCCAATCCCCATACCGGGAAATTGGCTACTTCCTTTTTCAACTCGAAAGTGTTGCGTTGCTGTTTAACAAACTTGCCTTCTTTACGCAGGGCAATAACATCCTCGGCCAGGTTTTTAAACTTGCCGCCTTTTTTAAGGGCGTAAGGCATCGGGTCGTCAATCAGGGCCTCTAAATTGGCCAATATCTGGGTTTTGTCCATTACGCGGTGTTTAAGCAAACCATTAGCAACGCGACTAAAGTTGACCAGTATTTCCAGATCGTCAATACCGAGTTGTCCTAACTCGGCATTGCTGATCTTTTCTTTTGGCTCACCGGCCTCTTGAAGGGAGCTGTTGTTATTTACTTTTCTCATTTTCTTAAATTAAATCATTCCGTTAAACTCACCCCGACGTTGCTTCGCTCGTCACCCCTCTCTACGCTTGCGTAGAGAGGGGGTAGTAGTTTTGTTTTACCCTCTTTTCGCCAAAGGCGAAGAGAGGGTGGTCCAGCGCAGCGTCGACCGGGTGAGTAATGCCGGCGGCTAAACTTTCAACACCACAAAGAAACATAGCAACTGCGCAATGTATTTGCGTAGTAGAAAATAATTTTTAATTTTTGCCTGAACTATGATTTGCACGATTAACAGATTATAAGATTCAAGCTAAATCGCATCAAAACAAATCCGAAATCGAACATCCGAAATCCGACTTCAACCCATGCCTGTTAACCGAAATGCCCTCATCCGCTACCGTACCATTGATAGCTGCCTGCAAAACCGTCGCCGTAAGTGGACGCTGGATGATCTGATAGATGCTTGTGCAGATGCTTTATATGAGTTTCAAGGTATCGATACAGGTGTGAGCCGCAGAACCATTCAGGGCGATATAGAGATGATGCGCAGCAACAAACTGGGTTATGAAGCGCCCATTGTTGTGGTGGATAAAAAGTACTATACCTACAGCGATAAAAACTACAGCATTACCAATATTCCGCTTAACGACCAGGATATGCAAGTTTTGGGTGAGGTGGCCAACCTGCTGCAGCAGTTTAAAGGCTTTAACCACTTTGCCGACCTCAATGAAATGGTGAGCAAACTGGAGGACAAGATCTATACCCAAAAAACACACAGCACCCCGGTTATTGATTTTGAAAAGAACGATAACCTTAAGGGACTGGAATATATAGAGGTGATACGCAAAGCCATTGTTGCTAAAAAAACCATCTGCATTACTTATCAGTCGTTTAAGGCGCGGGAGGCAAGCGCCTTTTGTTTTAGTCCGTATTTGTTAAAGGAGTACCGCAACCGTTGGTTTGTGTTGGGCAGAACCCACCAAAGAAATAACCTCTTACTCAACCTGGCATTGGACCGGATTCAGGCCATTACCGATGATAACGAAGATTATATTGAAAATAAAGACATTGACCTGGCGGCCTATTATAGTAATGTGATAGGCGTAACCAAATCGCCCAAACAGCGCGATGTAGAGGTGGTTTTTTGGATAGACAGCGCCAACGCGCCATATGTTATAACAAAGCCATTACATCATACACAAAAACTTTTAAGCGAAGATGCTACAGGAAAGATATTCAGCATCAGGGTGATCATGAACTTTGAACTGGAGCGGGAACTGTTAGGGTTTGGCGCAAAGCTGAGGGTGCTTGGTCCGCGTATTTTGGTGAAGCAAATAAAAGACCAGCTTAAAAAGACGTTAGGACAATATGAGGGTGCAACACCGGATGGGCAATAGTAAGCCTTTCTGCCAATCGCTTAGCTTTTCGCTTCATTACCGCTCATAGCCGCGGGGGCCTAGTTACTTTTTTCTTGATAAAAGTAACCAAAAAATCAAGCCGAAAAAACCCTCCCCGCTCAGGCCTTTACCCATGGCTCGGTTTTTCGGCACGCCATTACCCGACTCTTTTACTTGAGCACACAAAAAATCCCCGATTGCCTTTACAACCGGGGATCTCCAATATCAAAGTAAGGCGAATTTAAACACCCAGATCTTTCATTATCGCTTCTATTTTAGCTTCCATTTGCTTGTCGGTTTCAGCAAAAGCCTCTTTCGAGGCCAGCTTACCTTTTGCCGAGCAATAGAATTTTATTTTAGGCTCGGTACCTGATGGGCGGGCTGAAATAATGGTGCCATCCTCAGTAATGAATTGCAATACATCGCTTTTTGGCAGTTCAATAGGCTTGGTTGAGCCGGTAGCCAGATCGGTTTCGGTTTGCAGTTCGTAATCTTTTAAGGTAACTACTTTTGAGCCACCTAACGTTGCAGGTGTGTTGGTGCGGTACTGCTCCATCATAGCCTTAATTTCTTCGGCGCCGGTTTTACCTTTTTTGGTAATAGAGATCAGCTTTTCCTTGTAGAAACCGTATTTGATATATAGGTCAAGCAAGGCCTCAAACAAGCTGCTGCCCTGGTCCTTATAATACGCGGTCATCTCCGCGATAAATGCTGCCGATACAATGGCATCCTTATCGCGCACCAACTCACCAATCAGGTAGCCATAGCTTTCTTCGCCGCCGCCAATAAAGGTTTGCTTACCTTCAAACTTGGTCATTAACTCGCCAATGTATTTAAAGCCGGTAAGCGTGTCGTAGTATTTAACGTTCTTGTCGTTAGCTATATCGGCAATCAGGTTGGTGGTTACAATGGTTTTTACAATGTATTGGTTGCCATCCAGTTTGTTTTTAGCCTGCCATGCCTCTAACAGGTAGCTAATTAATAAACTGCCGGTTTGGTTACCGTTCAGCAAAATAAACTTGCCTTCGGTGTTTTTAACAGCAATACCCACACGGTCGGCATCAGGGTCGGTTGCCACTACCAGGTCGGCGTCAACTTCTTCTGCTTTTTTAAGGGCGAGGGTAAGCGCCTCATGCTCCTCAGGGTTAGGGTAAACAACCGTTGGGAAGTTACCATCAGGAGTGGCCTGCTCTTCAACAATGGTTACATTCTCAAAACCAAAGCGTTTCAACGCCGGTGGTACTAAAGTAATACCTGTACCATGTATTGGAGAGTAAACTATTTTAAGGTTTTTTTGACGTTTGATGGCTTCAGGCGATACAGACAACTCGGCAATTTTGCTCAGGTATAGCTCGTCAATGTCTTCACCAATCATTTCCACCAAAGCATCATTACGGGTAAATTTTACTTCGTCTATGCTTTTAATAGCAGCAACCTCGGCCATAACTGCCTTATCATAAGGCGCAACAAACTGACCGCCATCTGCTCCATATGCTTTGTAACCGTTATATTCTTTTGGGTTGTGCGATGCTGTAAGCATTACACCGCTTTTGCAGCCTAAATGGCGCACCGCGAAAGAAAGCTCAGGCGTAGGGCGCAGGGCTTTGAAAAAGTAAACGTGGATGCCGTTGGCAGAAAACACATCGGCGGTAATACCGGCCAATACATCAGAGTTGTTGCGGCTATCGTGCGCAATGGCAACTTTTATTTGCTCGGCAGGATAAGTTTTTAACAGGAAGTTAGCTAAACCCTGTGTAGCTGTGCCAATGGTATATTTATTAACACGGTTTGAACCCGGACCCATGGTGCCACGCAAACCGCCGGTGCCAAACTCAAGGTCGCGGTAAAAAGCGTCGGTAAGCTCGGTAGTAGCACCCTCGTCAATCAATTTTTGTATCTGTTGTTTAACCTGGTCGTCATAGCTTCCCTGAAGCCATGCGTTTACTTTTTCCTGAATAGCGGGGTCGAGTTGTGACATGAGTGATCTTAAAATTTTCAGTATAGATTGTTAATAACATCAAATATGATAAAAATGTGTGGAAATGATTAAACAATAACCTCCGGGCAGCAAAAATTCATCATAAATTAACATGTATTCGGAATTGTAAGCGCTACTTCATCATTTGATATTCAGTATTAGGCGTTCGGTATTCTAAAATTTTAAACCTTATCTTTGCAGCCACATGCAAGTAACTAACACTATACCTGCCGTTTGGGAAAAAGGCTACAATAATTATGGGCCCTGGCTGCGCGAAAAATACAAAGGTGCACGGGTATTCAAAGTAATTGTTGATGGTGGCTTTACCTGCCCTAATCGCGATGGCTCAAAAGGTTATGGTGGTTGCACCTATTGTAATGTTGATTCGTTCACCCCATCAGTAAGCCGAAATGCTCCAACGGTGCGTCAGCAGGTGGAGGAAGGCATGGAGCGGGCGCGCAAAGGCAACCGTGCCGATAAATTTATTATATATTTCCAACCCAATACCAATACGTACGCCCCTGCGCATTACTTAAAAATGCTGTATGACGAGGCGTTGAGCTACGGTACCGAAGATATTGTTGGCTTAAGCGTAGGTACCCGCCCGGATTGTATTGATGCGGAAAAGATAGCCTTATTAGAAAGCTATACAGACCGCTTTGATGTTGACCTGGAGATGGGCATGGAGTCGATCTATAATGATACCCTTGCGCAGATAAACCGCGGCTGTACGCATGATGACCTCTTGAATGCCCTTAAACTGGTGGAAAACAGTAAGCTGGATATTTGCGTGCATACCATTTTTGGCTTCCCTTGGGAGACGCGTGAAATGATGCTCAAATATGCCGACGAGATCAACCGCCATCCGCAGATAAAATTTGTAAAGTTCCATCACCTGCACATCGTTGAAGGATCTGTTATGGGGGTAAAGTACAAGCGCGAACCCTTTAAGCTTTTTGAGTTGGATGAATACGCCGATTTTTTATGCGACCTGTTGCCTTTAGTCAGGCCGGATGTGGTGATACAACGACTTTTCGGCTTAAGCGACCGAGAACTGCTCATAGCGCCCAACTGGAAACTGAAAAAATCAGAAATTCAATACCGTATTGACCAACGCATATTGGAGCGTGGCGTGGTGCAGGGATCATTAGTTGGCTGTTTGTAGTTAGCAGTTTTCAATTACTTGTTTTAACTATCTACCGCATCTTAATTTAACTTACGCTGTAATCTACTGCTAACGGCTCACTGCAAACTCAACAAGCGGCACCCATTTTGCATCTAAATGGATAAAAATTATTTTTAGGAAATAAAATATATATCCGTTGTCACAAAAACCGCTTTCCAACTATATTCCGGCGCTAACGGGGGTGCGCGCTCTGGCTGCTTATTTGGTTTTTATCTCACACTACTATTATGTGTTTGATGATGTTTTTCCCCACATTGTGCAACGTTTTTTAGGCGAGTTCCATATTGGGGTGTCTATTTTCTTCGTCCTGTCGGGGTTTTTAATAACTTTTAGATATTACAAAAACTTCCATTTAACTACAGATTGGTTTAAGCAATACCTCAAAAACCGCGTGGCGCGTATTTACCCAATGTACGCTCTGCTTACCATTTGTGCTTTTGTATACTACTTTATTACTAAAGACCAAAGCATTACCAAAGGCAACGATAACCCAATCTGGCTGATGATCATGAACATCACCTTTATCCGTGGTTTCTTTTTCCAGTATTGGGATACGGGTATAGCACAAGGCTGGTCGTTAACCGTTGAAGAGTGCTTTTACTTTTCGGCTCCAATAATCTTCCTCATTGCTAAAAAATACAATAAGTTTTATCTGCAGCCTATAGTGTTAACGTTGTTCGCTATTGGCATGACGTTAATATTTAGCCGTATTAACTGGCACGGCTTCTTTGGCAACTTCCCGTTTGTAATGTTATTTACTTTCTTCGGGCGTTGTTTTGAGTTTTTTGTTGGTGTACAGTTGGCCCGATTTGTATTGAATAAAGGTTTTGAGCGTACTAACAAGGTAACATACACCTACATTGGCCTTATTTTAATGGGCTTATGTGTTTTTGTTATGGCGCTACAACCCATTCCAAAAGGCTGGGCAGCAGGCGTACAAAGCACCACCGGCATAATTGTAAATAATTACTTTTTGTGTTTGGCTGTTGCGCTCTTCTTTTACGGAATACTTACCGAGAACACAGTGCTGAAAAAGTTTCTGGCGCTGCCATTTGTTGAGCTATTGGGTAAAAGTTCGTATATATTTTACCTGATACACTTAGGATGGCTATATAATATTATGCACGGTTGTTTTGATAAGCTTAATGATTTAGCTTTTGAGTTGTATGACAAGTGGGGAGTTGACTGGCGATCGCCGTTTGAGTTTGATAAGCTTAATTTGCTTTACGCTTTCATTATTTTAAACGCCATTTCTATGTTACTGTTTACCAGAATAGAGGAACCATTAAATCATTACATACGTAAGTCAAATTTTCTAATAAAGAATAAACCGCGTAATCCGGAAAACGAATCTGCAAAAATAGCGTAGTTAAAGAGCGCAAACTTTTAAAATGAAATGGAATAGAATATTGTGCAGTTTAACGTTGTTGCTGGGCTTAATAATGCCTGCACTGCATTGCTATGCTCAGGAAACAGATGACGGAGAAATATCAACGGTGTTATCAACCAAGAGTAAAGATGCCATCTTTGATAAAACCGCATCATACAATTTCGAAGTTAAAAACACTTACAACGTTCCGCAGGAAGGTACAATATCATATGTGGTTTTTGGTAAACAAGGGGTTCAACTTCGCAAAGAGTCTATTAAAGTAAACATGCCTAAAAAAAGCTCGTCAAACTTTAGCTTTAATATTGACGGCTTGAAAAGCGGGTTTTACAAAATTGATTTTATGATCAATGTGTCGTATTATGACGATACAACGCATAAAGCATTTGGCATACGTCCGGAAGAAATAAAATCACAATATCCTGAGCCCGCAGGCTTTGATAAATTTTGGGCGGATGCACGTGCAGAACTTGCGCAGATTCCTCCTGATTTTAAGATGACCCTGTTGCCCGATACCATCAAAAATAATAACCGCCGAAGTTACCTTGTTGAAATGCGATCATTAGACAGCGTTATTATTCACGGCTATTTAACTGTGCCAAAACGAAAAGGGAAGTTTCCGGTTTTGCTTGGGCTGCCGGGCTATCAGGTATCGGTAGCGCCGCTGTTTGGCGCTGATGATGATCTGGCTATTTTAACACTTGATGTTAGAGGGCAGGGCTTGAGCCGTGGTAAAATTAACACACCCAGAGATGAATTCATTACCTATCATATTGAAAACAAAGAACAATATGTAATGCGAGGCGTAATAATGGATTGTATACGTGCCGTAGACTTTATAAGTTCAAGGCAGGAGCTCGACGGCGGAAATATTGTGGCATCGGGGGGCAGTATGGGCGGCTTTTTAGCCCTTGCAACTGCTGCGCTTGACAGCCGTATAAAGTTATGTTCAAGTCAAAATCCCATCATGAGCGATATTCGTAATTTACCCGGAGAGGTAGATTGGCCTATATTAGATATAGAAAGGTATATTAAAACGCAGCCGGGTTTAACTTTTGATCAGGTTTTAAATACACTGGATTATTTTGACAGCAAAAACTTTGCAAAGCGTGTTAAGTGCCAGGTGTTGTTAGGGATAGGATTGCTTGACAATTTAGTACCGCCTGCCAATGCATACGCTGTTTATAACAACATGCTTAACAGTAAAAAGAAACACATAATAGTTTTTAAAGAT encodes the following:
- a CDS encoding TIGR01212 family radical SAM protein (This family includes YhcC from E. coli K-12, an uncharacterized radical SAM protein.); amino-acid sequence: MQVTNTIPAVWEKGYNNYGPWLREKYKGARVFKVIVDGGFTCPNRDGSKGYGGCTYCNVDSFTPSVSRNAPTVRQQVEEGMERARKGNRADKFIIYFQPNTNTYAPAHYLKMLYDEALSYGTEDIVGLSVGTRPDCIDAEKIALLESYTDRFDVDLEMGMESIYNDTLAQINRGCTHDDLLNALKLVENSKLDICVHTIFGFPWETREMMLKYADEINRHPQIKFVKFHHLHIVEGSVMGVKYKREPFKLFELDEYADFLCDLLPLVRPDVVIQRLFGLSDRELLIAPNWKLKKSEIQYRIDQRILERGVVQGSLVGCL
- a CDS encoding helix-turn-helix transcriptional regulator → MPVNRNALIRYRTIDSCLQNRRRKWTLDDLIDACADALYEFQGIDTGVSRRTIQGDIEMMRSNKLGYEAPIVVVDKKYYTYSDKNYSITNIPLNDQDMQVLGEVANLLQQFKGFNHFADLNEMVSKLEDKIYTQKTHSTPVIDFEKNDNLKGLEYIEVIRKAIVAKKTICITYQSFKAREASAFCFSPYLLKEYRNRWFVLGRTHQRNNLLLNLALDRIQAITDDNEDYIENKDIDLAAYYSNVIGVTKSPKQRDVEVVFWIDSANAPYVITKPLHHTQKLLSEDATGKIFSIRVIMNFELERELLGFGAKLRVLGPRILVKQIKDQLKKTLGQYEGATPDGQ
- a CDS encoding acyltransferase family protein — protein: MSQKPLSNYIPALTGVRALAAYLVFISHYYYVFDDVFPHIVQRFLGEFHIGVSIFFVLSGFLITFRYYKNFHLTTDWFKQYLKNRVARIYPMYALLTICAFVYYFITKDQSITKGNDNPIWLMIMNITFIRGFFFQYWDTGIAQGWSLTVEECFYFSAPIIFLIAKKYNKFYLQPIVLTLFAIGMTLIFSRINWHGFFGNFPFVMLFTFFGRCFEFFVGVQLARFVLNKGFERTNKVTYTYIGLILMGLCVFVMALQPIPKGWAAGVQSTTGIIVNNYFLCLAVALFFYGILTENTVLKKFLALPFVELLGKSSYIFYLIHLGWLYNIMHGCFDKLNDLAFELYDKWGVDWRSPFEFDKLNLLYAFIILNAISMLLFTRIEEPLNHYIRKSNFLIKNKPRNPENESAKIA
- a CDS encoding RtcB family protein yields the protein MRKVNNNSSLQEAGEPKEKISNAELGQLGIDDLEILVNFSRVANGLLKHRVMDKTQILANLEALIDDPMPYALKKGGKFKNLAEDVIALRKEGKFVKQQRNTFELKKEVANFPVWGLEHIEVGALAQMKTAIQLPIAVAGALMPDAHQGYGLPIGGVLATTANTIIPFAVGVDIACRMCLSIFDLPAQAVDTETDKLKTILVDNTYFGMGCATKSYFDSSLFDSRAWGETKVIRSLKDKAYAQLGTSGTGNHFVEWGELTIAEGALDGIPAGSYLALLSHSGSRGFGGAVADYYSKIAMTKTKLPAEAKHLAWLDLDKDEGQEYWIAMNLAGEYASANHHEIHNKIARALGVKPLTRIENHHNFAWKEQLADGTEVMVHRKGATPAGEGVLGIIPGSMSTPGFVVRGKGNVTSINSASHGAGRLMSRSAAFKTLDRAAIAANLLDKRITLMGSDVDEAPMAYKDIHTVMAAQHDLVDVLAKFEPRIVRMADPREKPED
- a CDS encoding acetylxylan esterase, translating into MKWNRILCSLTLLLGLIMPALHCYAQETDDGEISTVLSTKSKDAIFDKTASYNFEVKNTYNVPQEGTISYVVFGKQGVQLRKESIKVNMPKKSSSNFSFNIDGLKSGFYKIDFMINVSYYDDTTHKAFGIRPEEIKSQYPEPAGFDKFWADARAELAQIPPDFKMTLLPDTIKNNNRRSYLVEMRSLDSVIIHGYLTVPKRKGKFPVLLGLPGYQVSVAPLFGADDDLAILTLDVRGQGLSRGKINTPRDEFITYHIENKEQYVMRGVIMDCIRAVDFISSRQELDGGNIVASGGSMGGFLALATAALDSRIKLCSSQNPIMSDIRNLPGEVDWPILDIERYIKTQPGLTFDQVLNTLDYFDSKNFAKRVKCQVLLGIGLLDNLVPPANAYAVYNNMLNSKKKHIIVFKDLAHEIGSEYVNYDGRWVRDSFGLF
- a CDS encoding phospho-sugar mutase is translated as MSQLDPAIQEKVNAWLQGSYDDQVKQQIQKLIDEGATTELTDAFYRDLEFGTGGLRGTMGPGSNRVNKYTIGTATQGLANFLLKTYPAEQIKVAIAHDSRNNSDVLAGITADVFSANGIHVYFFKALRPTPELSFAVRHLGCKSGVMLTASHNPKEYNGYKAYGADGGQFVAPYDKAVMAEVAAIKSIDEVKFTRNDALVEMIGEDIDELYLSKIAELSVSPEAIKRQKNLKIVYSPIHGTGITLVPPALKRFGFENVTIVEEQATPDGNFPTVVYPNPEEHEALTLALKKAEEVDADLVVATDPDADRVGIAVKNTEGKFILLNGNQTGSLLISYLLEAWQAKNKLDGNQYIVKTIVTTNLIADIANDKNVKYYDTLTGFKYIGELMTKFEGKQTFIGGGEESYGYLIGELVRDKDAIVSAAFIAEMTAYYKDQGSSLFEALLDLYIKYGFYKEKLISITKKGKTGAEEIKAMMEQYRTNTPATLGGSKVVTLKDYELQTETDLATGSTKPIELPKSDVLQFITEDGTIISARPSGTEPKIKFYCSAKGKLASKEAFAETDKQMEAKIEAIMKDLGV